The Corynebacterium poyangense genome includes a window with the following:
- a CDS encoding SMI1/KNR4 family protein, with protein sequence MNDYNDPLLDDVAYWKNRVIEEKEPFIWMLKGIEQGPICPEVQECLDYWEEEFPDIERIFRIVNCLPFANERLIPGYDHFGDYEELDFIAWCLWFLHPFRTYTSFEEFFEKPGLYPSKTLFTKITGSCCRPPQEHARYIVTWPVAERWWEKGVDRGVIRCVDGVYLPDDGYVRKLIETLREVGFPWDGVDLDWLLGEVRQGRRVEAVGIDASKIEAPRKSKKQLVNECIEKNEQWCGHELPKGLKKFWRSGKELGEDREWVSGPWHPLNGMSVEIFECDRFIDNAKVASEWVGRHGVVVFAGGEEGFHECLGINVERPGVPVGAVVYLDNEGDHPVTQVAKDFDEFMKMLSSCPLEDIDPYDEDVEDRLIYVDPDEAARVPVALPIPGRPDPRDDPEW encoded by the coding sequence ATGAATGATTACAATGACCCACTATTGGATGATGTTGCTTATTGGAAAAATAGGGTGATTGAAGAGAAAGAGCCTTTTATCTGGATGCTTAAAGGGATCGAGCAAGGTCCGATTTGTCCTGAGGTTCAGGAGTGTCTTGATTATTGGGAGGAAGAATTTCCGGATATAGAGCGTATCTTCCGGATAGTGAATTGTCTGCCCTTTGCAAACGAAAGATTAATTCCTGGGTATGACCACTTTGGAGACTATGAGGAGTTAGATTTTATAGCATGGTGTTTATGGTTTCTCCACCCGTTTAGAACCTATACTAGTTTTGAAGAATTTTTTGAAAAACCAGGCCTTTACCCAAGTAAAACTCTATTTACCAAGATAACTGGGTCCTGTTGTCGGCCCCCGCAGGAACATGCCCGGTACATTGTTACTTGGCCTGTAGCTGAGCGATGGTGGGAGAAGGGTGTTGATCGGGGTGTTATTCGTTGTGTGGATGGGGTGTATCTGCCTGATGATGGGTATGTGCGGAAATTGATTGAAACCCTGCGGGAGGTTGGTTTTCCGTGGGACGGGGTGGATTTGGATTGGTTGTTGGGTGAGGTTCGTCAGGGTCGTAGAGTTGAGGCGGTAGGGATTGATGCGTCAAAGATTGAGGCACCACGGAAGAGTAAGAAACAGTTGGTGAACGAGTGTATTGAGAAGAATGAGCAGTGGTGTGGGCATGAGTTGCCGAAGGGGTTAAAGAAGTTTTGGCGTTCGGGTAAGGAGTTGGGGGAGGATCGTGAGTGGGTTTCGGGTCCGTGGCATCCGTTGAATGGGATGTCTGTTGAGATTTTTGAGTGTGATCGTTTTATTGATAATGCGAAGGTAGCGAGTGAGTGGGTGGGGCGTCATGGTGTTGTGGTGTTTGCTGGTGGTGAGGAAGGGTTTCATGAGTGTTTAGGGATTAATGTTGAGCGTCCTGGGGTGCCGGTGGGTGCGGTGGTGTATTTGGATAATGAGGGTGATCATCCTGTTACCCAGGTAGCGAAGGATTTTGATGAGTTTATGAAGATGTTGTCTTCGTGTCCTTTGGAGGATATAGATCCTTATGATGAGGATGTGGAAGATCGTTTGATTTATGTGGATCCTGATGAGGCTGCGAGGGTGCCGGTAGCGTTGCCTATTCCTGGCAGACCAGACCCACGTGATGATCCTGAATGGTGA